Proteins encoded by one window of Perca fluviatilis chromosome 13, GENO_Pfluv_1.0, whole genome shotgun sequence:
- the LOC120570935 gene encoding ATPase family AAA domain-containing protein 2-like — protein MRPSIVFFDEIDGLAPVRSSRQDQIHSSIVSTLLALMDGLDSRGEVVVIGATNRLDSIDPALRRPGRFDREFLFGLPDRESRKEILKIHSPGGPASVGDFLGGTDVYEGAFFCTVVC, from the exons ATGCGTCCGTCCATCGTCTTCTTTGACGAGATCGACGGCCTGGCTCCGGTCCGATCCAGCCGACAGGACCAGATACACAG CTCCATCGTCTCGACGCTGCTGGCTCTGATGGACGGCTTGGACAGCCGCGGCGAGGTGGTCGTCATCGGCGCGACCAACCGCCTGGACTCCATCGACCCAGCGCTGCGAAGGCCCGGGCGCTTCGACAGGGAGTTCCTCTTCGGGCTGCCCGACAGAGAG TCTCGTAAAGAGATTCTGAAAATCCACTCACCCGGTGGGCCTGCGTCCGTGGGAGATTTCCTGGGCGGAACTGATGTATATGAAGGAGCTTTTTTCTGTACTGTTGTGTGTTAG